The following are encoded together in the Hyalangium ruber genome:
- a CDS encoding ABC transporter permease yields MSLRTAVRAFPTLLRVGVSEALAYRAELIVWVLSTTMPLIMMALWTAVAREAPIGRYGAPDFVGYFLATFVVRQLTGAWAAWQINFEVRQGTLAMRLLRPISPLWSYAAENLGAFPMRLLIAVPVTLLSLSIVGGQAVPQHWWGWPMLLVAILGGWLITFLANVAIGTMALFMESSQKLMDVWLVLFFVFSGYMYPVELFPPLLRSIADWLPFRNQIGLPVELMTNKHGLQEALLMLGRQWLWVLVMGVFAITLWRRGLRRFAAFGG; encoded by the coding sequence ATGAGCCTGCGCACCGCCGTCCGCGCCTTCCCCACGCTCCTGCGCGTCGGCGTCTCCGAAGCCCTCGCCTATCGGGCCGAGCTGATCGTCTGGGTGCTGTCCACCACCATGCCCCTCATCATGATGGCGCTGTGGACGGCGGTGGCCCGGGAAGCGCCCATCGGCCGCTACGGCGCCCCGGACTTCGTGGGCTACTTCCTGGCCACCTTCGTGGTGCGCCAGCTCACCGGCGCCTGGGCCGCCTGGCAGATCAACTTCGAGGTGCGCCAGGGCACGCTGGCCATGCGCCTGCTGCGCCCCATCTCGCCGCTCTGGTCCTACGCGGCGGAGAACCTCGGGGCGTTCCCCATGCGCCTCCTCATCGCCGTGCCGGTGACGCTGCTCTCGCTCTCCATCGTAGGAGGCCAGGCGGTGCCCCAGCACTGGTGGGGCTGGCCGATGCTGCTGGTGGCGATTCTCGGCGGGTGGCTCATCACCTTCCTGGCCAACGTGGCCATCGGCACCATGGCGCTCTTCATGGAGAGCAGCCAGAAGCTGATGGACGTGTGGCTGGTGCTCTTCTTCGTCTTCTCCGGGTACATGTACCCGGTGGAGCTGTTCCCGCCCCTGTTGCGCTCCATCGCCGACTGGCTGCCCTTCCGCAACCAGATCGGCCTGCCCGTGGAGTTGATGACGAACAAGCACGGCCTCCAGGAGGCGCTGCTGATGCTGGGCCGCCAGTGGCTGTGGGTGCTGGTCATGGGCGTCTTCGCCATTACCCTCTGGCGGCGGGGCCTGCGGCGCTTCGCGGCGTTCGGAGGATAG
- a CDS encoding ABC transporter ATP-binding protein, which produces MISVRGLRKHYKVHKRPPGLKAALRSIFRRNYTTVKAVDGISFDIRPGERVGFLGPNGAGKTTTLKVLSGLLHPSEGEVTVDGHVPRHREAAFLKKIMLVMGQKQQLLWDLPPAETFELNRAIYDVPRAQYKQTLDELVSLLELEELISKPTRQLSLGERMKCELAAALIHQPRVLFLDEPTIGLDVSMQATMRTFIKAYNERHGATLILTSHYMDDVAALCPRVIVIDKGLLSYDGGLDALVQRIRPEKRVVFRLEQPVEASRLEPLGRVVSHEPTSAVLQVPPEAVSATISRALSSLPVSDLTVENAPLEEVMSELFSENKARRAALASQGGT; this is translated from the coding sequence ATGATTTCCGTTCGCGGCCTGCGCAAGCACTACAAAGTCCACAAGCGCCCGCCCGGCCTCAAGGCCGCCCTGCGGTCGATCTTCCGCCGCAACTACACCACCGTGAAGGCGGTGGATGGCATTTCCTTCGACATCCGCCCAGGCGAGCGGGTGGGTTTCCTGGGGCCCAACGGGGCAGGGAAGACGACCACTCTCAAGGTGCTCTCCGGGCTGCTCCACCCCTCCGAGGGAGAGGTGACGGTGGACGGCCACGTGCCCCGTCACCGCGAGGCCGCCTTCCTCAAGAAGATCATGCTCGTCATGGGGCAGAAGCAGCAGCTGCTCTGGGACCTGCCCCCGGCGGAGACGTTCGAGCTCAATCGCGCCATCTATGACGTGCCCCGGGCGCAGTACAAGCAGACGCTGGACGAGCTGGTGTCGCTGCTGGAGCTGGAGGAGCTCATCTCCAAGCCCACCCGGCAGCTGTCGCTGGGCGAGCGGATGAAGTGCGAGCTGGCGGCGGCGCTCATCCACCAGCCCCGGGTGCTCTTCCTGGACGAGCCCACCATCGGCCTGGACGTGTCGATGCAGGCCACCATGCGCACCTTCATCAAGGCGTACAACGAGCGTCACGGCGCCACGCTCATCCTCACCAGCCACTACATGGACGACGTGGCGGCCCTGTGCCCGCGCGTCATCGTCATCGACAAGGGGCTCCTGTCCTACGACGGCGGGCTGGATGCGCTGGTGCAGCGGATCCGGCCGGAGAAGCGAGTGGTGTTCCGGCTGGAGCAGCCCGTGGAGGCCTCGCGCCTGGAGCCGCTGGGCCGCGTGGTGTCGCACGAGCCCACCTCGGCGGTGCTCCAGGTGCCTCCGGAGGCGGTGAGCGCCACCATCAGCCGCGCGCTCTCGAGCCTGCCCGTGTCGGACCTCACCGTGGAGAACGCGCCCCTGGAAGAGGTGATGAGCGAGCTGTTCTCCGAGAACAAGGCCCGCAGGGCCGCCTTGGCCAGCCAGGGGGGCACATGA
- a CDS encoding small ribosomal subunit Rsm22 family protein → MGDAYSKDLERWIPRLIAVWRQQRRKGGGNEPETRLTPQEVKEVGAGVKQLSLGLTRERQLAGAKYMDDPRLLGAYLLFYWPVSYAQARQALGELPQRPRQVLDLGSGPGPLAFAALDAGAKEVMAADRSKPALTLARALAAEAGEALATREWDPTKKAPPPEGQFDLITMGHVLNELYGTGDGAIGPRAALLEQVLSQVKKGGSLLVLEPALRETSRALLKVRDVLVGKGYAVRAPCMFRGNCPALVKESDWCHAERSWPMPRVVEELARAAGLHKEALKMSYLALAPKGEAWPELPQSRLFRIVSESLEGKGRQRYIGCGPEGRVGLAMQEKHRTEKNERFFKLHRGDVISVTETEPKGDGLGLDDRTEVKVVAYAGQGVPPPSTEKDT, encoded by the coding sequence ATGGGCGACGCGTATAGCAAGGATCTCGAGCGCTGGATTCCACGGCTCATCGCCGTATGGAGGCAGCAGCGCCGCAAGGGGGGTGGGAACGAGCCCGAGACGCGGCTGACCCCCCAGGAGGTGAAGGAGGTCGGGGCAGGAGTGAAGCAGTTATCACTTGGCCTCACCCGGGAGCGGCAACTGGCCGGGGCCAAGTACATGGACGACCCGCGCCTGCTGGGCGCCTACCTCCTCTTCTACTGGCCGGTGTCCTACGCCCAGGCCCGACAGGCGCTCGGGGAGCTGCCCCAGCGCCCGCGGCAGGTGCTGGACCTGGGCAGTGGCCCGGGCCCGCTGGCCTTCGCCGCGCTGGACGCGGGCGCCAAGGAGGTGATGGCGGCGGACCGGAGCAAGCCCGCCCTGACGCTCGCCCGGGCGCTCGCCGCGGAGGCAGGCGAGGCGCTGGCCACGCGGGAGTGGGATCCAACGAAGAAGGCGCCTCCGCCCGAGGGCCAGTTCGACCTCATCACCATGGGCCACGTGCTCAACGAGCTGTACGGCACGGGGGATGGCGCCATCGGTCCCCGCGCGGCGCTGCTGGAGCAGGTGCTGAGTCAGGTGAAGAAGGGCGGCAGCCTGCTGGTACTGGAGCCCGCGCTGCGAGAGACGTCCCGCGCCCTGCTGAAGGTTCGGGACGTGCTGGTGGGCAAGGGCTACGCGGTGCGAGCCCCGTGCATGTTCCGAGGCAACTGCCCGGCGCTGGTGAAGGAGAGCGACTGGTGCCACGCGGAGCGCTCCTGGCCCATGCCGCGCGTGGTGGAGGAGCTGGCGCGGGCGGCGGGGCTGCACAAGGAGGCGCTGAAGATGAGCTACCTGGCACTGGCGCCGAAGGGCGAGGCATGGCCGGAGCTGCCCCAGAGCCGGCTCTTCCGCATCGTCTCCGAGTCGCTGGAGGGCAAGGGGCGCCAGCGCTACATCGGCTGTGGCCCCGAGGGCCGCGTGGGCCTGGCGATGCAGGAGAAGCACCGCACGGAGAAGAACGAGCGCTTCTTCAAGCTCCACCGCGGCGACGTCATCTCGGTGACGGAGACGGAGCCCAAGGGCGACGGCCTCGGGCTCGATGACCGCACGGAGGTCAAGGTGGTGGCCTACGCGGGCCAGGGTGTTCCTCCTCCGAGCACCGAGAAGGACACCTGA
- the fabF gene encoding beta-ketoacyl-ACP synthase II — MEKQRVVVTGLGLISPCGTGVEKSWQALVRGQSGVGPITLFDASGLDCRIAGEVKDFQPEDFIERREVRRMDRFAQFAVVAADMALKDSGLEISPQNAERVAVIVGSGIGGISSLEETYRKVLEKGADRISPFFILQMIINMAPGYISMRHGIKGPSWSTNSACSTSAHAIGEAMRGIQRGEFDAAVVGGAEAPISVLGVGGFAAMKALSTRNDEPQAASRPFDVDRDGFVLAEGSGMLVLESWEHARARGARVYAELTGYGASSDAHHVTQPAPEHEGAQRSMRLALADARLTPGDIGYVNAHGTSTDIGDVLEMEGIARVFGEASRRLAVSSTKSMTGHMNGAAGAAEAVISVLALRNGVLPPTINLQRKDPRITLDCIPNVAREQRVDAVMSNSFGFGGTNVTLIFQRPR, encoded by the coding sequence ATGGAGAAGCAACGTGTCGTCGTGACCGGGCTCGGGCTCATCAGCCCTTGCGGAACGGGGGTAGAGAAGAGCTGGCAGGCGCTCGTCCGAGGGCAGAGCGGGGTAGGGCCCATCACGCTCTTCGATGCGAGTGGCCTCGACTGCCGCATCGCGGGAGAGGTGAAGGACTTCCAGCCCGAGGACTTCATCGAGCGGCGGGAGGTGCGGCGGATGGATCGCTTCGCCCAGTTCGCGGTGGTCGCCGCGGACATGGCCTTGAAGGACTCAGGCCTGGAGATCTCTCCCCAGAATGCCGAGCGGGTCGCCGTCATCGTCGGCTCGGGCATCGGCGGCATCTCCAGCCTGGAGGAGACCTACCGCAAGGTGCTGGAGAAGGGAGCGGACCGCATCAGCCCGTTCTTCATCCTGCAGATGATCATCAACATGGCGCCCGGCTACATCTCCATGCGCCACGGAATCAAAGGCCCGAGCTGGTCCACCAACTCCGCGTGCTCCACCAGCGCCCACGCCATCGGCGAGGCCATGCGGGGCATCCAGCGCGGGGAGTTCGACGCGGCGGTGGTCGGCGGCGCGGAGGCTCCCATCTCCGTGTTGGGCGTGGGTGGCTTCGCCGCGATGAAGGCACTCTCGACGCGAAATGACGAGCCCCAGGCCGCCAGTCGGCCCTTCGACGTGGACCGGGATGGCTTCGTGCTGGCCGAGGGCTCCGGAATGCTGGTGCTCGAGTCGTGGGAGCATGCCCGGGCCCGTGGGGCGCGGGTGTACGCGGAGCTCACGGGCTACGGCGCCAGCTCGGACGCGCACCATGTCACCCAGCCCGCCCCGGAGCACGAGGGCGCTCAGCGCAGCATGCGGCTGGCACTCGCGGACGCGAGGCTCACACCCGGAGACATCGGGTACGTCAACGCGCATGGCACCTCCACGGACATCGGCGACGTGCTGGAGATGGAGGGCATCGCCCGCGTGTTCGGCGAGGCCTCGCGGCGGCTCGCCGTCTCCTCCACCAAGTCCATGACGGGCCACATGAACGGCGCGGCGGGAGCAGCCGAGGCCGTCATCAGTGTGCTGGCCCTGCGCAATGGCGTCCTCCCGCCGACCATCAACCTGCAGCGGAAGGACCCGCGCATCACGCTCGACTGCATCCCCAACGTCGCGCGCGAGCAGCGGGTGGACGCGGTGATGAGCAACTCGTTCGGCTTCGGCGGGACGAACGTGACGCTCATCTTCCAGCGGCCGCGCTGA
- a CDS encoding PaaI family thioesterase → MSEETAAPRTRTVTWKDPKEGVTAAKSLRGVEYLRAIIQGEVPGAPIASLMGFEPVEVQEGRAVFTVKPAEYHYNPIGTVHGGLAATLLDSAMACAVHSTLGVGEGYTTLELHVNLVRPIAHDTGRLTCTGEIIHVGGRVATAQGRLTDDAGKLYAHGTTTCMVFRAPGAGGREK, encoded by the coding sequence ATGAGTGAGGAGACCGCCGCGCCCCGCACACGGACCGTGACGTGGAAGGACCCGAAGGAGGGAGTGACCGCCGCGAAGTCACTCCGCGGCGTGGAGTACCTGCGAGCCATCATCCAAGGAGAGGTGCCTGGCGCGCCCATCGCCTCGCTGATGGGCTTCGAGCCCGTGGAGGTTCAGGAGGGGCGCGCGGTCTTCACGGTGAAGCCCGCCGAGTACCACTACAACCCGATCGGGACGGTACATGGAGGGCTGGCGGCGACGCTGCTCGACTCCGCGATGGCGTGCGCGGTGCATTCCACCCTGGGGGTCGGCGAGGGTTACACCACGCTGGAGCTGCACGTGAACCTCGTGCGCCCCATCGCCCATGACACGGGGCGACTGACCTGCACGGGGGAGATCATCCATGTGGGTGGGCGCGTGGCAACGGCGCAAGGGCGGCTGACGGACGACGCGGGAAAGCTGTATGCCCACGGCACGACCACCTGCATGGTCTTCCGTGCTCCGGGTGCCGGCGGCCGGGAGAAATAG
- a CDS encoding TetR/AcrR family transcriptional regulator gives MRYGPDHKQATHTRILAAAQSLFRKQGFAGASVEKVMRAAGLTVGGFYAHFASKEALLAESLRTFMQQSRMRWVGGLEGLRGREWLSPFVRRYLNPQIRDNLKSGCMMPSLWSDLTRASPSTQAVLIEELELLLREVEARLRDEPGATARQRALATVAMCFGTMTLARATRSQPLSDELLQAAHAFLLASEQESSPRRDGSG, from the coding sequence ATGCGGTATGGACCCGATCACAAGCAGGCCACGCACACCCGAATCCTCGCGGCGGCGCAGTCCCTGTTCCGCAAGCAGGGCTTCGCGGGCGCGAGCGTGGAGAAGGTCATGCGCGCGGCGGGCCTGACGGTGGGGGGCTTCTACGCCCACTTCGCCTCGAAAGAGGCACTGCTCGCCGAGTCGCTGCGGACCTTCATGCAGCAGAGCAGGATGCGCTGGGTCGGGGGACTCGAGGGGCTGCGCGGTCGAGAGTGGCTGAGCCCGTTCGTGCGCCGCTACCTCAACCCGCAGATCCGCGACAACCTGAAGAGCGGATGCATGATGCCCTCGCTCTGGTCGGACCTCACGCGGGCTTCCCCCAGCACCCAGGCCGTGCTCATCGAGGAGTTGGAGTTGCTGCTCCGAGAAGTCGAGGCGCGCCTTCGGGACGAGCCCGGCGCGACGGCACGGCAACGGGCGCTGGCCACGGTGGCGATGTGCTTCGGGACGATGACGCTGGCCCGGGCCACGCGCTCACAGCCGCTCTCGGACGAGCTGCTCCAGGCGGCCCATGCCTTCCTGCTGGCGAGCGAGCAGGAGTCCTCTCCTCGGCGCGATGGGTCAGGTTGA
- the thrS gene encoding threonine--tRNA ligase, with protein sequence MLSEHDHRSLGDRLDLFHLQEEAPGMVFWHPRGFILYQLLEERVRRELSAGGYREVRTPQILGQRIWESSGHWQNFRSDMFVLSDGERPFAVKPVSCPGHIQLFQRMVPSFRAMPIRLAEFGLVHRNESSGALQGLFRLRQFTQDDGHIFCMEEQVAEEVAAFCRSLRAFYRDFGFEEVQVAFSSRPAQRAGSDEVWDRAEAALLEAARSVGLDCRMQPGQGAFYGPKLEFILKDRSGREWQCGTIQLDFVLPERFDLGYVDSGGARRRPAMLHRAIFGSVERFLGILLEHHQGSLPAWLAPEQIRVLPVGQDSQAYASEVRGRLEAAGLRVHEDARGETLSRRILDSHHDGVPFVVLVGAREQAGRSVQIRERSGVQRQVALESAVSELGESCHLS encoded by the coding sequence ATGCTGAGCGAACACGATCATCGATCCCTGGGCGACCGCCTGGACCTCTTCCACCTGCAGGAGGAGGCCCCGGGCATGGTGTTCTGGCACCCACGCGGGTTCATCCTGTACCAACTGCTCGAGGAGCGCGTCCGGCGCGAGCTGTCCGCTGGGGGCTACCGCGAGGTGAGAACGCCGCAGATCCTCGGCCAGCGCATCTGGGAGAGCAGCGGGCACTGGCAGAACTTCCGAAGCGACATGTTCGTCCTGAGCGACGGCGAGCGGCCTTTCGCGGTGAAGCCGGTGAGCTGCCCGGGCCACATCCAGCTCTTCCAGCGGATGGTGCCCTCGTTCCGAGCCATGCCCATCCGGCTCGCGGAGTTCGGGCTGGTCCACCGCAACGAGTCGTCGGGAGCGTTGCAGGGGCTGTTCCGCCTGCGGCAATTCACGCAGGACGACGGCCACATCTTCTGCATGGAGGAGCAGGTGGCCGAAGAGGTCGCGGCGTTCTGTCGCTCGCTGCGCGCGTTCTACCGGGACTTTGGCTTCGAGGAGGTGCAGGTCGCCTTCAGCAGTCGCCCCGCGCAGCGCGCCGGGAGCGATGAGGTCTGGGACCGGGCCGAGGCCGCGCTGCTCGAGGCGGCCCGGAGCGTGGGGCTCGACTGCCGGATGCAACCCGGGCAGGGCGCGTTCTACGGGCCCAAGCTGGAGTTCATCCTGAAGGACCGCTCGGGCCGCGAGTGGCAGTGCGGGACGATCCAGCTCGACTTCGTGCTGCCCGAGCGCTTCGACCTCGGCTACGTGGACTCGGGAGGCGCGAGGCGGCGGCCGGCCATGCTGCACCGGGCGATCTTCGGCAGCGTGGAGCGCTTCCTGGGCATCCTGCTCGAGCACCACCAGGGCTCGCTGCCCGCCTGGCTGGCACCGGAGCAGATCCGTGTGCTGCCCGTGGGGCAGGACTCGCAGGCCTATGCCTCGGAGGTGCGCGGGCGTCTGGAGGCGGCGGGGCTCCGGGTACACGAGGACGCGCGCGGCGAGACGCTGTCGCGGCGCATCCTGGACTCGCACCATGACGGCGTGCCGTTCGTCGTCCTGGTGGGGGCGCGGGAGCAGGCGGGGCGCTCGGTGCAGATTCGCGAGCGGAGCGGAGTCCAGCGGCAGGTCGCGCTGGAGTCCGCGGTGTCCGAGCTGGGGGAGTCCTGCCACTTGAGCTGA